Genomic window (Candidatus Bathyarchaeota archaeon):
TAATGATGAAGAGCAGAAGGTTATTGCCGAAAAGTTGATTGATGAGCTGAACAAGGAAGGAATTTGGGACAAGCCCATCGTTACAAGTGTTGAGCCGCTAAAAAAGTTCTATCCAGCAGAGACTTATCATAAAGATTACTACAAAAAGCATCCACGGGAACCATACTGTATGGCAGTGATTGCGCCTAAACTTGCCAAACTTCAGGCGCGGTTTGTAGACAAAATCAAGCCGCCATCGTAAAGTTAAACTGCCATTTCGCTGGACGCCCTAATTGATGCTTGGTTTGAGAAAGCGCCAGTAGTGACCTACCCCTATAGGTTTCTGCATAGATTAACTATTAGGATTCAAATATGTTGGCGTTAACTTTAATATTAAAGCAGGTCAAGTAACGTTAAGGTGAAATCTTCATGGTGTTTAGCGTAAATCAGATGGCTTGGGAGAAAGCCCAAAAACTCATAGAAAAACCAGAATTATACGGTGTGATAGTTACAAAATCCAGTGCTGGAGCAGCAATCGTTGACGCTGGCGTGAAAGCTAAAGGTGGTTTTCAAGCTGGCAAGAAATTGACGGAATTGTGCATGGGCGGCGCAGGCAAAGCCAAGGTAGGCTTCAAAACCTACGGCGACATAACTTTCCCGTCAATAACCATCAGCACTGACCATCCTGCCATTGCCGCGTTGGGTTCACAGTTTGCAGGTTGGCGCATCAAAGACGGCGACAACATAGCCATCGGCTCTGGCCCCGCTCGCGCGCTGGCGCTAAAGCCCAAGGATATTTTTGAGGAAATCGGCTACAAAGACCAAAGCGATAAAGCAGTGCTTACACTTGAAAGTAACGTGTTGCCTTCCGATGCCCTCATCGAAAAAGTGACGACCGCAAGCGGTGTTTCAGCTGAGAATTTGCTTATTGTTGTTGCTCCAACTGCGAGCGCGGCTGGTTTAACGCAGGTCGCTGGCAGAGTGGTTGAGGTGGGCATTCACAAACTGCGAATTCTTGGGTTGAGCCCTAAAGTAATTCGTTATGCAATGGGTTACGCTCCGATTCCACCTGTCGGCGTGGATTTTGAGGTTGCTATGGCGCGAACCAACGATGCCATACTCTACGGCGGAACAGTCTACCTAACTGTTGATTATGATGATGAAGCGGCGTTGCAAAAAATCGTTGAGCAAGCGCCCTCTATGGCTTCTAAGGATTATGGCAAGCCGTTCTTGCAGATTTTCCGCGAAGCCGACAAAGACTTCTACAAGATAGACCACGGATTATTTGCTCCAGCCCTCTTGATGATAAACAACGCAAAAACAGGTAGGACGTTCAAAGCAGGACAAATAAATCCTAAGGTGCTATCGCAAGCGTTAGGATTCTGACTACATCCTTTTGAAAAAGTCTTAAAAATTCTTTTTTTACTAAAACCTGCTGAAAGAAGTTTGAAATCATTAGAGCAATGTCCAGTTTACCATTGCCTAATATTCAAAAAAATGGGTTGAAATGAGATATGTAGTGATATTTTTAGTATTAGGAATGAGGCGGTAAGTCTAATATGTATGTGTCAAAGTCTGTGTACATCTGCATGTTACCGTAGAGTACACCAGCCCACATTTGAACCCAAACTTGACTACTGACGTAATCTGTTCGTTTAGCGATTATGTAGTATTGACCTTCTGAGAAGTAAAAATCATACATGCGAAAGGACTGAAGCCTATTTCCTTCTCCCCAGAGCCAACCCCACCAAGAAACCGTTCCGTAGTCCACACATGGAACATTTGTATCCAGTATTTGAAATTCTCGGCCTATGTCAACTTGGATTTTATGTACTGCAAATGGATAAGCCCCCATTTGGCAACCTGCCCAATTAAATACTATGCCGATGTATTGTTCGCCATCACCCCAGCAATAATAATAGAGTGTACCACTTCCCCAGCTGTAAGCCCAAGTAATGTCAGTGTCCATTGCATAAACGTATAGGTCACGGGTTCCACCATTGCCAATAGGTTCCGCTGCAGCTGTTGGGATGCTGTAATTAGCCATTAATATCACCGTTAAGAAAACAATCGATGATGAAACAAGCGTTTTCTTTTTTATTTGTTTCACCTCCTTTCACAAATAATAAGTATAGTTATTGCAAATAAAATATGGCTAGATGCAAAGGTTACTAGCTGAGAGGTTGAGAAATTGGCAACTGAGCTTATGGTAGCCTTTCTTAGAAAAATAGGATTGACTAAAAAAGAAATTGATATGTATTTCTTTCTTTGTAGCTATAAGGCCATTACCTGCGACCAAATTACCAAAAGACTGAGAATACA
Coding sequences:
- the mch gene encoding methenyltetrahydromethanopterin cyclohydrolase; its protein translation is MVFSVNQMAWEKAQKLIEKPELYGVIVTKSSAGAAIVDAGVKAKGGFQAGKKLTELCMGGAGKAKVGFKTYGDITFPSITISTDHPAIAALGSQFAGWRIKDGDNIAIGSGPARALALKPKDIFEEIGYKDQSDKAVLTLESNVLPSDALIEKVTTASGVSAENLLIVVAPTASAAGLTQVAGRVVEVGIHKLRILGLSPKVIRYAMGYAPIPPVGVDFEVAMARTNDAILYGGTVYLTVDYDDEAALQKIVEQAPSMASKDYGKPFLQIFREADKDFYKIDHGLFAPALLMINNAKTGRTFKAGQINPKVLSQALGF